From the genome of Nicotiana sylvestris chromosome 2, ASM39365v2, whole genome shotgun sequence, one region includes:
- the LOC138885257 gene encoding uncharacterized protein gives MGANIIEDTSPNKRKMKHASGPKSNPSKKRFNGNCYNCGKAGQKSMECRAPKKDKKKGQANMVEKHEDVDDSCAMLFECNLVGNPKEWWIDSGATRHVCVARESFAPIGPEETLSMENAATAKIEGCWKIFLKMTSGKVVTLNNVIQFPRLGRT, from the coding sequence atgggagcaaatattatTGAGGATACTTCtccaaataagagaaagatgAAGCATGCTTCTGGACCAAAaagcaacccaagcaagaagcggttcaatggaaattgctacaactgtgggaaagcTGGACAAAAATCTATGGAGTGTCGTGCTCCGAAGAAAGACAaaaagaagggtcaagcaaacatggttgaaaagcatgaaGATGTTGATGACTCATGTGCTATGCTTTTTGAATGCAACCTAGTGggaaatcctaaggagtggtggattgattctggagccactcgccatgtttgtgttGCTAGGGAATCCTTTGCTCCTattggacccgaagagacgctttCTATGGAAAATGCTGCAACggccaagattgaaggatgttGGAAGATATTTCTGAAAATGACTTCTGGTAaggtggtgactttgaacaatGTCATTcagttcccgagattaggaagaacttag